Proteins encoded in a region of the Tetrapisispora phaffii CBS 4417 chromosome 12, complete genome genome:
- the LDB19 gene encoding Ldb19p (similar to Saccharomyces cerevisiae LDB19 (YOR322C); ancestral locus Anc_7.75) has product MVFRSFLPLSSSSKTSSGRNQASVEDTSSPEFSPVKVAIEVESPPCVLYGNALDSRGAVLNGLLRLKIKDPYSNVPFADASLQLSNLNGLTLSDPDSDIAELTKRKIDIFAGYTKVTITSVHLKMIQIVKYSKPFLPGSTALENCDNCNVKVNTMKRWPIQEKDADFTVGTYEFPFSYLIPGSVPATCALGANSETQIKYKLVAEVFYNIPFKNSPKYGDVDKLELEMPIAITRSITRGPDKNSLRVFPPTELTAAAVIPNVIHPKSTFPLELKIDGISSTDRRWRMRKLNWKIEETTRVRGYSCRAHKNDLNTFEKAIQLKEEEKKKKKHVPIKRYGDIGPRITVSLGNPNNMPFKNNNKNNTNRGGDATPDRNENPTTVQNPRDRQTNSSLSSNTINPQGDHDDDDYDEPNEFIHPSDDAMRQEVEQQQEIQRQKQIQHELESEISLFTEEVRVLSSGEMKKGWKTDFNNNGHIDIVTEINCMSLNSGLSNHLRYVSTARSNESISTSNPVTISCDIQDPILGIYVSHLLSVELVVAEEALQYANGQPLENVKKSDKPRNSSSSSSKSEDQRLAELSPMFANRSVRSRPIESDEDIPSISDNSTNSTAGSKGTSNNMKIVSVPTGAARVLRMQFRLVVTERSGLGISWEDEVPPLYQDVKSFCPPDYAKLIQNHVVENVKTSVLETEYIDSAPEYGLQINPQLPQTLLPPPQARHHKSIHRSQLSPLDSFY; this is encoded by the coding sequence atGGTGTTTCGAAGTTTTTTGCCATTAAGTAGTAGTTCTAAGACTTCATCTGGTCGTAACCAAGCATCTGTAGAAGACACTTCAAGTCCTGAGTTTTCTCCAGTAAAAGTTGCTATTGAAGTAGAGTCTCCACCATGTGTGCTCTACGGGAATGCGTTAGATTCAAGAGGAGCTGTCCTAAATGGGTTGTTGAGGTTGAAGATAAAAGATCCATATTCAAATGTTCCTTTTGCTGATGCCTCGCTACAACTATCTAACTTAAATGGACTAACTCTGTCTGATCCTGACTCTGATATAGCTGAGTTAACAAAGAGaaaaatagatatattCGCCGGGTATACAAAGGTAACTATCACTTCTGTTCACttaaaaatgattcaaattGTGAAATATAGCAAACCATTTCTTCCAGGCAGTACTGCATTAGAAAACTGTGATAACTGTAATGTGAAAGTGAACACAATGAAAAGATGGCCAAtacaagaaaaagatgCCGACTTTACAGTCGGTACTTATGAATTTCCATTCTCATATTTAATTCCAGGTTCTGTTCCTGCTACTTGTGCATTGGGCGCAAACTCTGAGactcaaataaaatataagttGGTTGCTGAGGTATTTTATAACATCCCATTTAAAAACTCACCAAAATATGGTGATGTCGATAAATTAGAGTTGGAGATGCCAATAGCAATCACAAGAAGCATCACAAGAGGTCCAGATAAAAATTCTTTGAGGGTTTTCCCACCGACAGAGTTGACTGCAGCTGCTGTTATTCCTAATGTTATTCATCCTAAATCGACATTTCCTTTAGAACTTAAGATAGACGGTATATCATCAACTGATAGGAGATGGCGTATGCGTAAGTTGAATTGGAAAATAGAGGAGACTACCAGAGTGAGAGGTTATTCTTGCAGAGCACacaaaaatgatttaaatacaTTTGAGAAAGCAATACAGttgaaagaagaagaaaagaagaagaaaaagcaTGTACCGATTAAAAGGTATGGTGATATAGGCCCTCGGATTACCGTCTCGCTAGGAAATCCAAATAATATgccatttaaaaataacaataagAACAATACCAACAGAGGTGGAGATGCAACTCCAGATAGAAATGAAAATCCTACTACTGTACAGAATCCCAGAGATAGACAAACAAATTCTTCTCTCAGTTCTAACACTATCAATCCTCAAGGAGATCATGACGACGATGACTATGATGAACCTAATGAATTTATCCATCCTAGCGATGATGCTATGCGTCAAGAAGTTGAACAACAACAGGAAATACAGAGGCAAAAGCAAATCCAACATGAATTAGAAAGTGAAATAAGTTTATTCACTGAAGAAGTACGGGTCCTTTCAAGTGGTGAAATGAAAAAAGGCTGGAAAACAGATTTCAACAACAACGGTCATATAGACATTGTGACTGAAATAAATTGCATGTCGTTGAACTCAGGATTATCAAATCACCTTAGATATGTTTCTACTGCTAGAAGTAATGAATCAATATCTACATCAAATCCCGTGACAATTTCTTGTGATATACAAGATCCTATCCTTGGTATCTATGTTAGCCATTTATTATCTGTCGAATTAGTAGTCGCAGAAGAGGCTTTGCAATATGCCAATGGTCAGCCTCTggaaaatgttaaaaaatcaGATAAGCCGAGGAATAGTAGctcatcatcatcaaaaaGTGAAGACCAACGCCTGGCAGAATTATCTCCAATGTTTGCTAACAGGAGCGTAAGAAGCAGACCCATAGAATCAGATGAGGATATACCATCTATATCTGACAACAGCACGAATTCAACAGCCGGTAGTAAAGGAACGtcaaataatatgaaaatTGTAAGTGTTCCAACAGGTGCAGCTCGTGTATTAAGAATGCAATTCAGGTTAGTTGTTACAGAGCGATCTGGCTTAGGGATATCTTGGGAAGATGAAGTTCCACCATTATATCAAGATGTCAAATCATTTTGTCCTCCGGACTATGCTAAATTGATACAAAATCACGTTGTTGAGAATGTCAAAACATCCGTATTAGAGACTGAATATATAGATTCAGCACCTGAGTATGGACTTCAAATCAATCCTCAACTTCCTCAAACACTTCTTCCGCCCCCTCAAGCAAGACATCATAAATCGATTCACAGATCGCAACTCAGTCCTTTGGattcattttattaa
- the TPHA0L00440 gene encoding uncharacterized protein (similar to Saccharomyces cerevisiae PMT2 (YAL023C) and PMT3 (YOR321W); ancestral locus Anc_7.76) encodes MSDSIKDEIDDVVVIEKEEVENASIDSIEVEKPVEKPTEKLVEKPVEKLTDKAATNNGSSLLRLEAVVMPLLFTAMSFFVRMYKIGAANRVMWDEAHFGKFGSYYLRHEFYHDVHPPLGKMLVGLSGYIAGYNGSWDFPSGQEYPDYVDYVKMRMFNATFSALCVPVAYFTAKAIGFSLHNVWLFTIMVLFENSYATLGRFILLDSMLLFFTVASFGAFVMFYNQRNNPFGRKWWKWMLITGLNLGCVISVKMVGLFMISVVGIYTVAELWNFLADKKMSWKTYLGHWLARILCLIIVPLAVFMFCFKIHFDLLTNSGSADAMMPSLFQAGLNGSKISVGPRDVAIGSSIVTLKAQTLGGAILHSHQNLYPSGSGQQQVTGYGYGDENNDWIFQKAREEQPWLDGQDTEFVKDGQTVRLVHKLTGRNLHSHAIPAPVTNIYKEVACYGTLEQGDVFDDWIVEIVSQMGSEDKTLLHPLTSTFRLKHAQLGCYLGQTGQFLPEWGFKQIEIACMSNVKLSDKRIIWNIESHINEGLPPVSEDFKYPQDSFLRNFIYLNLAMMSTNNALVPDSEKLDRISSSWWEWPILYRGLRLGGWADDNVKYYLLATPLTTWLSTAAVLIFMALVIVLAIKWQRQLDNFQDNASVSLFTIAGIYPMLGWGLHYTPFIIMGRVTYLHHYLPALYFALIVLTYFVETITSKCKNSLLRYSISYGLSIATIACFAYFSPVSFGMEGPSTDYQYLNQLPTWNIHEDF; translated from the coding sequence ATGTCAGATTCCATTAAAGATGAGATAGACGACGTCGTCGTCATCGAGAAGGAAGAAGTCGAGAACGCTTCAATTGACTCCATAGAGGTCGAGAAGCCAGTCGAGAAGCCTACTGAGAAGTTAGTCGAAAAACCGGTCGAAAAACTAACCGATAAGGCTGCTACGAATAATGGTTCTTCGCTGCTAAGGTTGGAAGCCGTCGTCATGCCTCTTCTATTCACTGCTATGTCCTTTTTCGTTAGAATGTACAAGATCGGCGCCGCCAACAGAGTCATGTGGGATGAGGCTCATTTCGGTAAGTTCGGTTCTTACTACTTGAGACACGAGTTCTATCACGATGTGCATCCTCCGCTGGGTAAGATGCTTGTTGGTTTGTCCGGATACATCGCAGGCTACAATGGTTCTTGGGACTTCCCATCTGGACAAGAGTATCCAGACTATGTCGACTACGTTAAGATGAGAATGTTCAATGCCACTTTCTCTGCCCTGTGTGTTCCTGTCGCCTATTTCACCGCAAAGGCAATTGGTTTCTCTTTGCACAACGTATGGTTATTCACCATCATGGTTTTGTTCGAGAATTCCTACGCAACCTTAGGTAGATTCATCCTATTGGACTCAATGCTATTGTTCTTCACAGTCGCTTCGTTTGGCGCTTTCGTAATGTTCTACAACCAAAGAAACAACCCATTCGGCAGAAAATGGTGGAAGTGGATGCTTATCACTGGTTTGAATTTGGGATGTGTCATCTCCGTTAAGATGGTTGGTCTGTTCATGATCTCCGTCGTTGGTATTTACACCGTTGCAGAGTTATGGAACTTTTTAGCAGACAAAAAAATGTCTTGGAAAACTTACTTAGGTCATTGGTTAGCAAGAATACTATGTTTGATTATTGTGCCATTAGCTGTCTTCATGTTCTGTTTCAAAATTCATTTCGATCTATTGACAAACTCAGGTTCAGCTGACGCAATGATGCCTTCTCTATTCCAAGCTGGTCTAAATGGTTCAAAAATCTCCGTCGGTCCACGTGATGTCGCAATTGGCAGCTCAATTGTCACTTTAAAAGCTCAAACTTTAGGTGGTGCCATTTTACATTCTCATCAAAATCTTTACCCATCTGGTTCCGGTCAACAACAAGTTACTGGCTATGGTTATGgtgatgaaaataatgactGGATCTTCCAAAAGGCAAGAGAAGAGCAACCATGGCTAGATGGTCAAGACACCGAATTTGTCAAGGATGGTCAAACTGTTAGATTGGTACATAAATTAACTGGAAGAAACTTACACTCTCACGCTATTCCAGCTCCTgttacaaatatatataaagaagtCGCATGTTATGGTACTTTGGAACAAGGTGACGTCTTTGACGATTGGATTGTTGAAATTGTTTCCCAAATGGGTAGCGAAGACAAAACTTTATTACATCCATTAACAAGTACCTTCCGTCTAAAACACGCTCAACTAGGTTGTTACTTAGGTCAAACTGGTCAATTCTTACCAGAATGGGGCTTTAAACAAATTGAAATCGCATGTATGTCAAATGTTAAACTATCGGATAAGAGAATCATTTGGAACATTGAATCGCATATCAACGAAGGATTACCTCCAGTTTCAGAAGACTTTAAATATCCACAAGATAGTTTCTTAAGGAACTTCATTTACCTAAACTTAGCTATGATGTCAACAAATAATGCTTTAGTCCCAGATTCAGAAAAACTAGATCgtatttcttcttcatgGTGGGAATGGCCAATTTTATACAGAGGTTTAAGATTAGGTGGTTGGGCCGATGATAATGTTAAATACTACCTATTGGCAACTCCACTAACCACTTGGTTATCAACTGCTGCTGTTCTAATCTTTATGGCTTTAGTTATTGTTTTGGCCATTAAATGGCAAAGACAATTGGACAACTTCCAAGACAACGCATCTGTCAGCTTATTCACAATTGCTGGTATATATCCAATGTTGGGTTGGGGTCTACATTATACTCCATTCATTATCATGGGTAGAGTCACATACTTACATCATTATTTACCAGCTCTTTACTTTGCTTTAATAGTTTTAACTTACTTCGTTGAAACTATTACTTCTAAGTGCAAGAATAGCTTGTTAAGATATTCCATTTCATATGGTTTATCCATTGCCACTATCGCCTGTTTCGCTTACTTCTCTCCAGTTTCCTTTGGTATGGAAGGTCCATCTACAGACTACcaatatttgaatcaattaCCAACTTGGAACATTCATGAAGATTTCTAA
- the TPHA0L00450 gene encoding uncharacterized protein, translated as MYRLLDYCSWASQRRPPNDCASDNDRRTHTQRNCVHARTSHIAGRLAAPSSPQGTADQGSPSPSLSTAHNNNNQPLPHTRTDRLLYASHPALQLQSSGRKSCLQEELFTGRVDDDGGKFSMSAGWSPVRRDRRNSRLASLGTAAHVGHIPRNYNHLPRMGLPGTHPVFSNLISKRNTKTHKEGLILMTRLRKVDPSISCFISVSRTGLRVLVVI; from the coding sequence ATGTACAGACTTCTCGATTATTGCTCTTGGGCCAGCCAGCGTCGGCCGCCAAACGACTGCGCCAGCGACAACGACAGACGCACACACACACAGAGAAACTGTGTGCACGCACGCACCTCGCACATCGCCGGCCGTCTGGCAGCGCCCAGCAGCCCCCAAGGAACCGCCGATCAAGGCAGTCCCTCGCCCTCTTTATCAACAGCAcataacaacaacaaccaGCCGTTGCCTCACACCAGAACCGACCGTCTTTTATATGCATCGCATCCTGCATTGCAGTTGCAATCGAGCGGAAGGAAGAGTTGTTTACAGGAAGAGTTGTTTACAGGAAGAGTCGACGACGACGGCGGCAAATTTTCCATGTCCGCGGGCTGGTCTCCCGTGCGCCGTGACCGACGAAACAGCCGACTCGCATCACTTGGCACGGCGGCACATGTCGGTCACATCCCACGAAACTACAATCACTTGCCACGAATGGGTTTACCCGGAACACATCCGgttttttctaatttgaTTTCGAAACGGAACACAAAAACACACAAAGAAGGACTAATTCTAATGACCAGATTGCGGAAAGTAGACCCTTCAATTTCTTGTTTTATAAGCGTCTCCAGGACTGGGCTGCGTGTGCTAGTGGTTATATAA
- the GAL11 gene encoding Gal11p (similar to Saccharomyces cerevisiae GAL11 (YOL051W); ancestral locus Anc_7.81), translating into MEHTDLEERSKNVADLLGVLMDINEINGGNSDTAEKMKVHAKNFEAALFAKSSSRKEYMDNMREKVTAMRNTLSSKKKSKTTDPKAATGGGAPGTVSGAANGGNMPMNMDPQMFLNQQAQLRQQAAHQLRNQQQQQQQQQQQQQRPQLTAQQQQIINQMKSAPIPRELLSRIPNIPPNVNTWQQITELAQQKRLSQQDMQIAKEIYKIHQQLLYKSKLQQRQQHQQQQTPQQQTQSQQATPVPQNGNQGQGQGQVSAMNTSLAPNKNGEYPNILGQINQIFTLEEQRVLLQEAIEACKNFRKTQYGNAMTDANIQNFIRKYINQKALRKIQNIRMAQQQFQNNNNNTNTNANTNTTNNSNHNINASVAPSNNAAQPKASSNTNNNTNNNNINLNNVSGIPTVNGMDSNSNTPNNNSSTTPGNYNNAQINNRQKNLLQTLAPTAQDIEIVKRISSEAARIPLRLSDLTNTLSPQEKDEIKRKLQLNQQLFAQVSNYAPQVYILTKSENFLKEVLQLRIFVKEILGKCSKGIYVVKLDTVDKLIIKYQKYWESMKIQLLRRQQLIQRQQQMQQQVGAQKSQTHPSQGVNNLSRQQQRVQGSLQQIHEQMQGKMQQGQPQQQQQPPPPQITQAQAQAQAQALAQAQAQAQAHAQAQAQAQAQAQAQAQAQAQAQAQAQAQAQAQAQAQAQAQAQAQMQAKVQAQQRARAQAQAQAQAKAQVQTKAQLQSQTEASSQNGVISNDQISNYLQMMNNNGNLNAKMLQQQQQKINSIGGTPLSSNAELTAAGDMTKGSPAVASVSPANKEVKRAAARGKVGKKSASTAAAIVPQTMSALPADNKDSAASASTNLSPSPLTSIPINTRRLSYAQLESHISQGENPYLNEEMLLKNMNTKKAEIISRYKHRQNIFKFSKIETFLSTLADTMGIKDEDVETVYKIPQSTVDFVNGTGKKKPTKAQQRIRDQDSVTVRINNNNNVIMSSKAEPMTRSYKISNDAISSIFSDIYPIGKFAQANFFKSMPVDQDIVTNSNNITNIKKRKLDELEVSPANSNSSLMSDSKKLKIDSPEDMFVIKPEEDLKTSSKTQNSTITNAGNVWDWNQWTSI; encoded by the coding sequence ATGGAGCACACTGACCTGGAAGAGAGATCGAAGAACGTCGCCGATCTTCTTGGTGTTCTGATGGACATCAATGAGATCAATGGCGGCAACTCCGACACTGCAGAGAAGATGAAGGTGCATGCAAAGAACTTCGAGGCTGCTTTGTTTGCTAAGTCGTCCTCCAGGAAGGAGTACATGGACAACATGCGGGAGAAAGTCACGGCCATGCGCAACACTCTCAGCAGCAAGAAAAAGAGCAAGACCACAGATCCAAAGGCTGCCACTGGCGGAGGCGCCCCTGGTACAGTCTCTGGCGCGGCTAACGGTGGGAATATGCCGATGAATATGGACCCGCAGATGTTTCTGAACCAGCAGGCGCAGTTGAGACAGCAGGCTGCTCATCAGTTAAGAAACcaacagcagcagcagcagcaacagcagcagcaaCAACAGAGACCACAACTGACCGCGCAGCAACAGCAGATTATTAATCAGATGAAAAGCGCGCCTATTCCAAGAGAACTGCTGTCGAGGATTCCGAATATTCCGCCAAATGTGAACACTTGGCAACAGATCACTGAGCTGGCACAACAGAAGAGGCTCTCTCAACAGGATATGCAGATTGCAAAAGAGATATACAAGATACATCAACAGCTGCTGTATAAGTCGAAGTTACAACAAAGGCAGCAACATCAACAGCAACAGACACCGCAACAGCAAACCCAATCGCAACAGGCTACTCCAGTCCCACAGAATGGTAACCAAGGTCAAGGGCAAGGACAAGTCTCTGCAATGAACACAAGCTTAGCCCCAAATAAGAATGGCGAATACCCAAACATTCTAGGCCAGATCAATCAGATCTTCACCCTCGAAGAACAAAGGGTTCTGCTTCAGGAAGCTATAGAAGCCTGCAAGAACTTCAGGAAGACTCAGTACGGTAACGCCATGACTGATGCAAATATACAAAATTTCATTAGGAAGTACATTAATCAAAAGGCTTTAAGAAAAATTCAGAACATTCGAATGGCCCAACAACAGTTccaaaacaataataataacacaAACACCAATGCCAACACAAACACCACAAACAACAGCAACCATAATATTAATGCATCCGTTGCCCCAAGCAATAATGCCGCTCAACCTAAAGCGTCAAGtaatactaataataatactaataataataacataaatttgaataatgttAGCGGCATTCCAACTGTGAATGGTATGGACTCCAATTCAAATACCCcaaacaacaacagcagTACTACTCCTGGTAACTACAACAACGCCCAAATCAATAATCGTCAAAAGAATTTGTTACAGACTTTAGCGCCAACAGCACAAGATATAGAAATAGTGAAAAGAATCTCTTCTGAAGCTGCAAGAATCCCTTTAAGATTGTCTGACTTAACAAACACATTGTCTCCTCAAGAGAAAGAcgaaattaaaagaaagtTACAACTTAACCAACAATTGTTTGCTCAGGTTAGTAATTATGCTCCACAAGTCTATATTCTTACTAAGAGTGAAAATTTCTTGAAAGAAGTCTTACAACTAAGAATATTCgtaaaagaaattttagGAAAATGTTCAAAAGGTATCTATGTCGTTAAATTGGATACGGTAGATAAACTTATCATCAAATACCAAAAATACTGGGAGAGTATGAAGATCCAATTACTGAGAAGACAACAATTGATTCAAAGACAACAACAAATGCAACAGCAAGTAGGTGCACAGAAATCACAGACTCATCCTTCTCAAGGTGTTAATAACTTGTCAAGACAGCAACAACGTGTACAAGGTTCACTACAACAAATACACGAACAGATGCAAGGTAAAATGCAACAAGGACAACcacaacagcaacagcaaccACCACCACCACAGATCACACAAGCACAAGCACAGGCTCAAGCTCAAGCACTAGCACAAGCCCAAGCACAAGCCCAGGCTCATGCTCAAGCCCAAGCTCAAGCACAAGCACAAGCACAAGCACAAGCACAAGCACAAGCACAAGCACAAGCACAAGCACAAGCACAAGCACAAGCCCAAGCCCAAGCCCAAGCTCAAGCTCAAGCTCAAGCTCAAATGCAAGCAAAAGTACAAGCGCAACAACGTGCTCGTGCTCAAGCTCAAGCTCAGGCTCAAGCAAAAGCTCAAGTCCAAACAAAAGCTCAATTACAGTCACAAACTGAAGCTTCATCTCAAAATGGTGTAATTTCGAATGACCAAATATCTAATTATTTGCAAATGATGAATAATAACGGTAACTTAAATGCCAAAATGttacaacaacagcaacagaAAATCAATAGTATTGGAGGAACACCTCTTTCAAGTAATGCTGAATTGACTGCTGCTGGTGACATGACAAAAGGTTCTCCCGCCGTTGCTTCTGTATCTCCTGCAAATAAAGAAGTTAAGCGTGCTGCTGCAAGAGGAAAAGTAGGCAAGAAATCTGCATCAACTGCTGCTGCTATAGTTCCGCAAACCATGTCAGCACTACCTGCTGACAACAAGGACTCTGCTGCCAGTGCTAGTACAAACCTCTCTCCTTCACCTTTAACTTCTATACCTATCAACACTAGACGTTTATCATATGCACAGTTGGAATCCCATATTAGTCAAGGTGAAAAtccatatttaaatgaagaaatgTTACTGAAGAATATGAATACTAAAAAAGCTGAAATTATCTCACGTTACAAGCATCgtcaaaatatatttaaattttctaaaattgaAACGTTTTTGAGCACTTTAGCTGATACAATGGGGATCAAAGATGAGGATGTCGAGACTGTTTATAAAATCCCACAGTCAACGGTTGATTTTGTCAATGGAACAGGAAAGAAGAAACCAACAAAAGCACAACAAAGAATAAGAGATCAAGATTCTGTTACTGTtagaataaataataataataacgtAATAATGTCAAGTAAAGCGGAACCAATGACAAGGTCGTATAAGATCTCCAACGAtgcaatttcttcaatattctCAGATATATATCCAATTGGGAAATTCGCCCAAgctaattttttcaaatcaatGCCTGTTGATCAAGATATTGTTacaaattctaataatataactAATATCAAGAAGAGAAAATTAGATGAATTGGAAGTAAGCCCtgcaaattcaaattcttcGTTAATGAGTGATtccaaaaaattaaagatagaTTCACCAGAAGATATGTTCGTCATTAAACCAGAAGAAGATCTAAAAACTAGTTCAAAAACACAGAATAGTACAATAACCAATGCTGGAAATGTTTGGGATTGGAACCAATGGACTAGTATATAG
- the TPHA0L00470 gene encoding uncharacterized protein (similar to Saccharomyces cerevisiae YOL048C; ancestral locus Anc_7.83): MGQKEINILSHKQEVRNTVEASTDRDSGENCDVEVKAPLKKGRSPHVDNRKSYRIKYDMLRSNFINDLFHNTTAHYPLVGFYEVLTHRVYWKFILLSAISYIITFNVIAILYYIFLFPTTAILYLFLLGPFGPVLAVIDLILHSNSLAKSFCKHIILTRVRDNIFDLTLERKGCYDIIKSAKLLKKNPNADATVKNWRQLNKYKDILIFTKDLTYKIIIYFILFLISLFPIIGPLVVNFLVSPERAHGYLMRYFVLNNDDKKTSKKYRNAHLANFLCFGMMAGLLEFLPGSSIITFTTNTVAGALWAENIIKKQN, translated from the exons ATGGGCCAAAAGGAAATCAACATCTTGAGCCATAAACAAGAAGTTCGTAATACTGTCGAGGCATCCACAGATAGAGACTCTGGTGAGAATTGTGATGTTGAAGTTAAGGCTCCATTAAAGAAGGGCAGATCACCTCATGTTGACAATCGAAAATCTTATAGGATAAAGTATGATATGCTTAGGAgcaatttcattaatgaCTTATTCCATAATACGACAGCACACTATCCATTAGTA gGATTTTATGAGGTTCTGACGCATCGAGTGTATTGgaaatttatattgttatcagcaatatcatatattattacatttaACGTTATTGCAATTCtatattacatttttttatttcctACAACAGCCATATTGTACTTATTCCTTTTAGGTCCATTTGGGCCTGTTCTAGCTGTAATTGATTTGATATTACATTCGAATTCGTTAGCCAAAAGTTTTTGTAAACATATTATACTAACTCGAGTACGAGATAATATATTCGATTTAACATTAGAACGAAAAGGTTGTTATGACATTATAAAATCAGCtaaacttttaaaaaaaaaccCAAATGCAGATGCAACAGTTAAGAATTGGAGACAATTGAATAAgtataaagatattttaatcTTTACCAAGGATCTGACctataaaattattatttattttattctattccttatttcattatttccCATAATTGGACCATTGGTCGTTAACTTTCTAGTCAGTCCAGAAAGAGCACATGGGTATTTAATGAGATATTTTGTATTGAATAACGATGATAAAAAGACAAGCAAGAAGTATCGAAATGCTCATTTAGCAAATTTTCTATGTTTTGGTATGATGGCAGGTTTACTGGAGTTTTTACCAGGAtcttcaataataacattCACTACAAATACAGTTGCTGGTGCATTATGGGCTGAAAATATcataaagaaacaaaacTAG